One window of the Diospyros lotus cultivar Yz01 chromosome 12, ASM1463336v1, whole genome shotgun sequence genome contains the following:
- the LOC127786507 gene encoding inorganic phosphate transporter 1-4-like: protein MSGEQLQVLNALDVAKTQWYHFTAIIIAGMGFFTDAYDLFCISLVTKLLGRIYYHVDGSPKPGSLPPNVSAAVNGVALCGTLAGQLFFGWLGDKLGRKRVYGLTLMLMCGCSFASGLSFGKQPRAVMTTLCFFRFWLGFGIGGDYPLSATIMSEYANKKTRGAFIAAVFAMQGFGILAGGIFAIIISSAFGARFSAPAYQVDPVGSTVPQADYVWRIILMVGALPALLTYYWRMKMPETARYTALVARNVEQATADMSKVLQTDIEAEPEKTAQIAQKPAASFGLFSKEFVRRHGLHLLGTTSTWFLLDIAFYSQNLFQKDIFSAIGWIPPPKTMNAIQEVHKIARAQTLIALCSTVPGYWFTVAFIDKMGRFAIQLLGFFMMTVFMFALAIPYNHWTHPDHRIGFVVMYSFTFFFANFGPNATTFVVPAEIFPARLRSTCHGISAASGKLGAIVGAFGFLYLAQNQDKAKADAGYPAGIGVKNSLIVLGVVNLLGLAFTFLVPESKGKSLEEMSGENEAVAGVESGQPPQNNRTVPVL from the coding sequence ATGTCTGGGGAACAGTTGCAGGTGCTTAACGCGCTCGATGTAGCAAAGACACAATGGTATCATTTCACTGCAATTATCATTGCCGGGATGGGTTTCTTCACAGATGCATATGATCTCTTCTGCATATCCCTGGTCACCAAATTGCTTGGGCGCATATACTACCATGTAGATGGCTCGCCCAAGCCTGGCAGCCTTCCTCCCAATGTCTCTGCTGCCGTTAATGGTGTCGCGCTCTGTGGAACCCTTGCGGGGCAACTCTTCTTTGGCTGGCTCGGTGACAAGCTGGGCCGAAAGCGAGTCTATGGCTTGACTCTCATGCTCATGTGTGGCTGCTCCTTTGCTTCGGGCCTTTCCTTCGGCAAGCAGCCAAGGGCTGTCATGACAACCCTCTGCTTCTTCCGGTTTTGGCTTGGATTTGGCATTGGGGGTGACTATCCTCTTTCTGCCACCATCATGTCTGAATACGCCAACAAGAAGACTCGCGGCGCCTTCATAGCTGCTGTGTTTGCCATGCAAGGATTTGGAATCTTAGCCGGTGGGATATTCGCCATCATCATCTCTTCTGCATTCGGTGCCAGGTTTAGTGCTCCAGCTTACCAGGTTGACCCAGTTGGCTCAACTGTCCCGCAAGCGGATTATGTTTGGAGGATAATTTTAATGGTTGGGGCGCTGCCAGCTCTGCTGACTTACTACTGGCGGATGAAAATGCCAGAAACTGCTCGATACACAGCTCTTGTTGCCAGGAATGTCGAACAAGCCACTGCCGACATGTCAAAGGTTTTGCAGACTGACATCGAGGCTGAGCCGGAGAAAACTGCGCAGATAGCTCAGAAGCCAGCAGCATCATTTGGTTTGTTTTCCAAGGAGTTTGTTCGTCGCCATGGGCTTCACTTGCTGGGAACCACAAGCACTTGGTTTTTGCTCGACATAGCGTTTTACAGCCAGAATCTGTTCCAGAAGGACATCTTCAGCGCCATTGGATGGATTCCTCCCCCAAAGACCATGAATGCAATTCAGGAAGTTCACAAGATAGCAAGGGCACAAACCCTTATTGCTCTATGCAGCACTGTCCCTGGCTACTGGTTCACTGTGGCATTCATTGACAAGATGGGAAGATTTGCCATTCAACTACTGGGCTTCTTCATGATGACTGTCTTCATGTTTGCACTGGCCATCCCTTACAACCACTGGACTCACCCTGACCACCGAATCGGTTTTGTGGTGATGTACTCCTTCACCTTCTTCTTCGCCAATTTTGGACCGAATGCCACCACATTCGTTGTCCCAGCCGAGATTTTCCCAGCCAGATTGAGGTCCACCTGCCATGGCATCTCTGCAGCATCCGGTAAATTGGGAGCAATAGTAGGCGCCTTCGGGTTCTTGTACCTGGCTCAGAACCAGGACAAGGCCAAGGCCGATGCAGGGTATCCAGCAGGTATTGGGGTCAAGAATTCACTCATTGTACTGGGTGTGGTCAACTTGTTGGGCTTGGCATTTACGTTCTTGGTACCCGAATCAAAAGGAAAATCTCTGGAGGAAATGTCCGGGGAGAATGAAGCAGTAGCCGGGGTGGAGTCAGGTCAGCCGCCTCAAAATAATAGGACGGTTCCAGTCCTATAG
- the LOC127787230 gene encoding actin-depolymerizing factor-like, producing MSFRFRGPNASSGMGVADHSKNTFLELKRKKIHRYVIFKIDENKKEVVVEKTGGPAESYDDFAAALPEDDCRYAVYDFDFVTSENCRKSKIFFIAWSPAISRIRAKMLYATSKDRIKRELDGIHYEIQATDPTEMDLEVLRDRAR from the exons ATGTCGTTCAGATTCAGAGGG CCAAATGCCTCTTCCGGCATGGGCGTGGCGGATCACAGCAAGAACACGTTTCTGGagctgaagaggaagaagatccATCGCTACGTGATCTTCAAAATCGATGAGAACAAGAAGGAAGTTGTGGTGGAGAAGACCGGCGGTCCGGCCGAGAGTTACGACGACTTCGCCGCTGCTTTGCCGGAGGACGATTGCCGATACGCGGTCTATGATTTCGACTTCGTGACTTCCGAGAACTGTCGGAAGAGCAAGATTTTCTTCATTGCATG GTCTCCAGCGATCTCCCGGATTCGGGCCAAGATGTTGTACGCGACGTCGAAAGACAGGATTAAACGAGAGCTTGATGGCATCCATTACGAGATTCAGGCCACCGATCCTACAGAGATGGATCTTGAAGTTCTCAGAGATCGTGCTCGCTGA